The genomic segment tttttgctggttaccgttgggcagttcttccccctggtagtccctccttcctcttggagcttcagggctccttcgccttcggctccagggcttcggctccctctctctttctctcgttcggtgtttaggggggtctgtgatttggggttgccggcagaggcttaaatatttgtttagaggatgaaacccccctctgagaggtcccatcctctcctttcctccatacttcgggactggccgccgcccccccttgtctccggcgcgccggcatcggctgccagcagggggtgcggtaacccctccctgtcggtcttatcccttcgttttttttttttattcctgaTAATAATTATGCTGGctacagtgaaatttgggcccaacccttaactgggcctatttcttattgggcctagtaggttgtgggcccggacattacaaatgcagcaaccactggaatattacagaacGATCTAAGGAGGGTCATAGCTTATTCAACTTGCAGTCATTTAGGCTATATGATCTTTGCTTGGCATCTCTAACTATTCGGTTAGCGTCTTTCACTTAATGAATCACGCGTTTTTCAAAGCATTACTCTTCCTGACTCCTGAGTGCAGGTTCGGTGATTCATGCCATGTCGGATGAGCAAGATATGCGAAAGATGGGGGGGCTTGCCTCCTCGTTTCCTTTGACTTATGCCATGATGCTCATGGGCAGCTTATCTCTAATTGGATTTCCTTTACCAACTGGATTTTATTCCAACGATGTGTATAAATGCAAGGCCGGCCTTTAAGTGGTGCTGACTGTGTAAAGATCTAATTGGTCTGTACTGCATGTGTGATATTTCAAAGTCTGAGATAAAGAACCTAGCTCAAGATCTAATCTATTACGTTTTCTTGAGATGAATGCAATTAATATTAAGTAAAGTTCAAGTCCACAGGACATCTCAACTATTGTATAGTATAAATTACTTAGATATTCttctttatatttttgaaaaaatttaaattttcataGGAATTGTtggaaaattttaaattatgaaaagatttaaatttttaaaataaattcttaTCTTCTTCGGTTAGTCCTACGTTAGAAATGTAAAAGCAAGTTGTCTTGCTTTTATGGAAACCCCGTCCCTTGAAACCCAAGTCTGGCTTCAAGGGAAGTGAGTTGGTGACCACACACATGCGCAACTTGGCTTGGCCCGCCGTGTGCATGGCGTGGTGGGGCGCATGACgcgtataatttttgccatacGTCTCCTTTCAAAATTACATCACTTTGGTCATTTGGTCAAGGTTCATAAATGGGGTCCAGGTCCATAGCCATGGGATCATCACATGATCACACCATCACACTTCTGTCTGTATGCTCCCTATTAAAGTTTGAGATAGAGACTCCTACTATTTTTCACTCGGTGGCTCTTTCTCCatgctttatttttcttctttcacaATCTTTATATCTTCTAAGCAATTGAAGGAGTCAATCGTGTCTAGCCTTTCAGCAGTCATGCTCGTCAGAGGAGGATCGGGCTGAGCCATGTTGTTGTACCTTAGATGACGAGATTGCCGTAGACTCACACGAGAGGGCGAATCACGTTCTTAGGATAGTTTTTTTCAACATGCCTCAATCTAGTCAAACTTATccatcaatttaatttttcaaaagtttTCCAGATATAACCTTAAATTAAATTCATTATTCCATTGCAATATAGCAATTTCTAGGTGCCATAATGCCAATAGATCTTATGTTAAAATACATGGTGCTGGGGTTCGGTATATAGCTTTCATGGTTCTAGGATTGAGGTAATTATGTTTCTAAGCAATGGGCACTTCCTATCAGTAATGATGCGAGTTCATATGTATATACTCTTCCAATATTTTTGTCAATTGCTTGCAGATATATTGCGAACATAGAATGAAGTTGGATCATTTTGACCGATAAAATGAAATATCCTCCAtcatttttcttgtttcttcaaaaaaataaatatataatcatTCTAACAAATGTCGAACATATACAGTGCTTGAGTAGTAATTCTTGGGCATCAAATGCTTGAAGACACCTCCTCCAAGATGAAATCCCTAAGACTTAGTCTTTCCTTGGACCATATGCGACTGGGATTTAAATTGCAAGAAATGGTCCAGTTGCAAGTCTAAATAGAACGGATTATGAGCACTCTGAGGAGCAGTTATGTTCCATCGATGACCAGTCCACCAAGCCATAATTAGCAAACTTGGAGGCACCAAAGTTCTACACGTGGCAAGGAAGACATACCGGAAAAGTTTGTCAGCCCAACTATGCCTTCTATTTCTAGACAAAAGGAGGATGCACacgttttcttatttttatatccttaagtacttgtCATATCATGAaagattattttaattattttaaaaaaaaattctgaggtAATATTTGGATCGCATTTAAAGTTAACgatttaattaatattttgttaaattatagaataaaattttatataaaaataagactTAGAAAGATAAGCCTATAATTTTTTATACTATTGAttgtaaatataatttattattaattttagaaagatttttgtgatttactttgtttattaataGCATTCTTTGTTGTATTATTCGTTCCACATCGATTACTTAAGAAAGAGGAGGGGGCTCCGTTCTGTATAAAACCAGGCGACAGGGTTCAATTTAACGACGACGGGGTCGACGTCGAGGCTCGTGGCATAGGGCAACGGCACGCATTGACCTTGGCGGGAGcggtgctctttttttttttttttaatgcatctttgtcttttgaaaaaaaaaggaaactttGTTTATGTATGTTTAACATCAACAATTAAGGAACTCCTAAACCATGGTGCAGGATGCTGCAATAAGAAGTAGAAGTCCTATCAAGAGTTATATTCAATGTAATTGCGATGTAGCACCGGGATTTTTTAAATTCTTATGTATCAAACTAATCTTTTATGCCTGAAATATACTATCAGTTCTTAAGAAGATGACTACATAACTGGATCTGGCTACAGAAGAAAAGTAAATCATTCTATAAGCAATGCATGAACAGCAGCAGCTCAAATTCAGAGGACATGCAGGGTACCACTTCGATCTCCGTCAGATGGTGCACAAGGAACAGCAATTTGGCAAAAGTTGTAGAGGCGTTTTAGTTAGCAATACAAATCAAACTTAGGGAAGAATTCCCGAGCTACCTTCGATAATGTTATTGGCAAGACACGAAGAGAAGACAAGCATTGGATGTCCTCTTGCAATGGCCTCAAGCTGAGCCTGAAGGGCAAGGTCGGCCCTGACCACTCGCAACTTTGCTTGAAGGCTTCAATTTAGGGCCAAACTTGGGCCCAAAAGCTCTTTATCCTCATATTTGGCCTGGGTCGAAGGCAACCATACCTGACAGGCCTCAAAGCCAGCCTATGTCTGTCACGCCTCGAAACCTGACAATATTTGGCAGAAGAGCCTCGTGtctcccccctcatgtggcccccatgtgGGCACTGGGTACCTCACGTGTTCCGCGGAGGCGCCCCGGCATataaggcgggtgtctccaaatcctgcagacgcattttgggaggaaaacaaaatcggagagggacgaaggacgcttgcgtgaagctccaaAACCGGACAATATTTGGCAGGGAGCCTCGtgtttcccccctcatgtggtccccacgtgggcactggatgCCTCACGTGCCCTACACAGGTGGGGGCGTGACAATGTCCATCTCGAGTCCTACAAActaattatcatttttttattgGATGCATTAGCATGATCCAAGGTTGTGTTGGTAGCTTAAAATTCTCATGAAATACATCGAAACAGAGAACCAATAAAAAAATGACGAAGGATAGAATTTTTAAGTCCCTACTTCTCGAGCAAATGCCGTTCAATTTCTTTATATATGATACATTCTGGCAACAAACAAGTTAGGGAAAGAGTCTTGATTTATTATCAGTGGCCGGCCCTTAAATAGCAGTCGGCTGCATCCATCTTATCTTCTGCttagaattagaaaataaaaataggaatCACCATAAAAGCTAATATCCAATCAAAAGATTTACCAGAACTATTTCTATATACGTATACTCAACAAGGTTGAAGCAATTAATATAATATGGTTATCATTAAAATTTTCCTCTGATGACGACAATTAATAAATATGTTATCAGGCTCCGGGCTTTGtgcgctctctctctcgatcgatcgatcgatctatatatatatatatatatatatatatatatatatatatatatatatatatatactcaaTAAGGTTGAAGTAATTAATATAATATGGTTGTTATcattaaaatttttctttaatgAGAGCAATTAATATACAAGCCGGGCCTGTTGCTATCAAAAAAGCCTCCTTTTTTCACCTGCCATTTGCTTCAAGTAAAACCCATCCGCCATCACCTTCGAGTGCCGACCGCGATCCATGGCGTCCGAATCGAAAGTAATAGTCTCCTCTTTCCCCCCTATTACTTCTTCACCTCGATCCATGGATTAGATTCCTCGCTCCCGAGCTGAATTCCCTTCTAATTCtgttcaattttttttcccacGAGATCGCGAAACCGGCAAAGCTGACGCTCTATTCCTACTGGCAGAGCTCGTGCTCGCAGCGAATCCGGATCGTCCTCCATCTCAAAGGTTGGATTTTTAGATTTTGCCTTCTGATCAAACCCTAGTTTTTATGAATTCACCGAGTTTTCTTTACTCAATATCGGATGATTTAAATTacctttgtttctttttctaataattTATTCTCATCTTTATAGctgtttctcttcttctttcttggtggaattaatttaaattacCAATGGAGTTATACCTCTATAATGTTCCTTTGGCATGCAGCTCGAAATTACTTAGGTCTTGATTGGGAGAGCTGTCGACGGTAAAACTTTTGGAAGCAgagaatttataaaaaaatgtttggataactacatttctaaattgCTGTTTCATTTTAACATGTGAAAGTACTTTTAGTATGACAAAATAACCATAAAGAACAttgtatagtattatacaatatagcataacaaaatataatatatatcaatatataaatatatgatatagtataatattactgtaatgtaatataatattctgatattgatggtaTTGATCTGTTTTTagagttaaaaattttaaaaaattttttacaaacagaaactagtacccctattgatattttaagttttataaaaaaaacagatttttttccaaatgcatgcattgcatataggatattattaacaatacctataacagttgcttctgctgcaagaagtttttcaaaattaaagttgataaaatcttatttgcgaTCAACTATGTCAtaagaaagattaaatggattagctatattatcgattgaaaatagtattttaatggatcttgagtataaaagtttaattagtaattttgcttctcaaaaagctagacgaattatttttaaataaaaattttaaaatatttttatacttattaaaaaatttattatttaaataataattaaaaaagcctcttctaatgagttcgcgtaaggcccccaaatgtattgggccgcccctgctcaTGATTTTAACGTTTTCTGAGGGGATGGAATGTATTTATTCTCTGGTTTGCTTATTAGGGAAGTGGACTCAAGAACAAAGTTAGCTGCATGATACTTCTAGAAAAGTATGACCTAACATACTAAATATCTATTAGTTACCGTTGATTCCCTTGAGTTGATTGTTTAATCCTTGAACCATCAGCATTAAAATCTCAGAAATCATCAAAACCCATTCACTAGCGTAATCTAGTAGATTGAATCCACAAAGTTGTAGGAATGTGCATTGCTTGTGTCACCAATCTTTCAAGGACGATATTATTCCTATACGGGTATATATCTCATGACAGGAATAAATTACTGGAATCTATAATGGCCTATCTGAAAATGCAATGTAGAATTATGACTGGTTCATAGGGTTCCCCTATCATCCATAACCACAAAAAGTTGCAGCCACCATCTATGATCGCAAGCGACGATCTACCGATTAATTAAGTCGGTTTTCTGATATTAAAACAAGGTATCAGTCATGCAGAGAAGAATAAGATCAACAAAAGCCTTGAGGTTTACAAGGTTTGCAACAGTACTAAAGATGTTCCCTTAGTGACGTAAGAGTAAATTTTCCATCTTTATGGCAAACAAGATCGCAATGACTCCCAACCATTTGTGGTCACACCCCTCACTTTCCCTCTGTAAATTGGAAAAGCTCGTTGACATTCTGCTTGTCTTCAGGATATCAACTGTCGAGAACTGAATCCCTCCATTTATATTATAATCATGATGACAATTAGAAATTAGTCCTTTAGAATTTTATAATGTTTACATTGCTAGCGGCATCTCCAATTGAAGAAGCTTTGGGACAGCTCGCAGTTTTATTGGTAGCTAATAGTAAACATTATTGTGAGGCAGCATGGTTCATGGCTTCTCCCTGCGACATGCCATGCTCAATGGGACGGGAGGATCTGAAAATGCCCCACCTTTGATCTGATCAAACACCCACCTGTTTGCAGCCTCTGTGTAATGAACTCCATCCCAAATAATGCTTTTTGAGGGATCCTTGCATGACTTGCCGAGCAGAACATTAGTGCCATTCACCTCAGCCGTATCGCTGCACCTCACATTGAAATCGAAGTTGTACTCGCCACCACCATATCCACAGCAAACTCTAAGTGGCTGCTCAAATCCTGAAACCATTTCTAGCTTTAGTAAATGGACATTTCATGCTCTATCTTTCTACATGGCGAAGGACACAGAAGTTGTGGCAAAATGAaatgaaatttgatgaaatggTTCGATCGCAAAATTGTTAGCAGGTTGGTCACAGTGCTTCATGCTTGTTACAGGGATTATCCATCACCATTGCCATTGTTAGAAGGGGTTGGAGGGCCTCACCGTACTTTGTGGCTTCACTTATGAGTTTGTACTTGACGGAGTATATGTCGACCAATGCGATCGCTGCGAGAGGAAGATCCTTTCTTAGCTGGATTACTGTTTCATTGAGCATCCTGTTGAATTGCTGGGCTAATTGATTGTAAGGAATGGCACAGCCGGCAGAGTCCAACTGTTCTGCTGTGAGGGGCATTCGTAACAAAACATAAGAAAGGCAGCCGAGAGGACCAGTGTTGTGGATCCAAAATGACCTTCCTCCCTCCTCGTAGATGCTCTGCATGCCAACACAAGCTCACCATCATACCATATCTCAGAAACATCATCTGTTTTCAATCTATCCATACCTTTATCACCGACGAGAACTCATTCAAAGCATTCGGGATGTAATCGTTTGCCGATATGTTAAGGAAAGAGAAGGCAGTGATGTCGTTCTGACCGATGTCGAATGTATACAGCCCTCGAGAGAAGTACTCCTTTCTGGGCATCAATTCCCTGTAAACTCCTCCTGCAGTTTGTTTCATATGCAACAAAAGTTTGATAAATTTAAGCAGCAGAACCCAACTGCTGAACTACAGTGGAGTGATGGTTTAGAATGACTAGAACTTGCCTCGTTCGTAGATCGTTTGAGACCGGGATTTGAACTGCAAGAACTCATCCAGCTGCACATCTAAAGAGAAGGGACTGTAGCCACCCTGAGAAAGGGTTGTGTTCTGCGGCATAATTGTAGCTGCTGCGGACGCAAAATTAGCACCATGCCGGAAATTCGTGCCCAATGAATCAAGGTAGGCACTGAGGTATGGCAATCCAAAGCTCTCAGCTGGAAATTTGACAAAAAAATATGACCACAAATTCGATCAGATAATTTATGGTGGAATCAGTACTAGGATTCTGTATTGGGTCTCCATGAGTGACCCCCATGGGCTTTGGTGATCTTTAATTCCCTGAAAACTACCCCTCAAATTCAACTGTTTGAAGTAAGAGTTCTAAATGGCGTTGATTAGCAGCTAATTTATATGGATAAAAGGGAGATAATTACCAATGAAGTCGATGATAAGGCGGCCATCTGAGTACCTGCCTGCGGGCATCCTGAAGAAGGTCTCACCGTACGGTGTGCGGACCGGCCCGAAGGCGGCTGAGAGACCACCTGTATCTGAATTTGAGTCGCCCAGATTGACAACGGCAGGGAAATGGCATGGCGAGGATGAGACTGGGACTGAGAGCAGCAGCAGAACTGATAGGTAgccaagaagaagaggagaaagctTCATTGCTTGGATCTAAGAGGTGACAGAAAGGAGGCTTTGAAGGAGGGAGGCTTTGAAGGAGGGAACTCAGGCTGGAGGTGATGCTGGATTGTTTGAATAGATGAAGTCAAAGGTAGAAAGTTGCGAAGAAGATAAAATGGGACTGGTGGGCGCGGCATGTGAACATAGGAAGAGAGTTGACCGGATGGATAAGGGATGTGATGCTAATCAAATTGTAAAGATCTAACTTGCAATTTAGAATAGAACATGGTTGTTCTCAGTTAAAATGGAGGTTAAATTTTCATCATTATTGTTTctcagaaattaaaaaaaatatatattgcaaGGATGAAACATATGTCAATCGTCAATGCTAGCATAATTTTAGGGATTACGTAATTACCTGCATCTTTgatgatatttttctttattaacgtGATTTTGTATTaacttctattatttttttttattagtatgaTTTTGTTATAGTGATTTTAGAGATCATATAACAGTTTGTATGAGttagtaatattttttattattagtgTGATCCTATATTAgcgtatattattattttttgtataGAGTATGTACACAAGTATATATAACCTCTGAGATGTACCAAATATAATGGaacagagaaataaaattattttttttttgtttttctcttcttctgcaaatatttttatagttcagttcttttttttttttcaaaacacacatacacacatatatattatgtatgtgtgtgtgtgtatatatatatatattatatatatttatttattatgtatatatatgtgtgtgtgtgtgtgtatattgtgtgtgtgtgtgtatatatatatatgaatttgAGAagataaatttaattaaataaaaggGGAGAAAATTCACATCAACTTTAGACTGCTATGGGAGATATAATAGATACCACTCATTTCTCATTTCTCATTTCTAGAACACAACGCAAGCTTTGTTTTACGTGTCTACGAGATGCTGATGGAATTGAAAGCAAGGCTTAAGGACCACGTTTATCAAAGGAAGTAGCCACATAACTTTCTCCTCAGGTAGTTCCTTCTAGATGAACTTGGTGCCGTTTAAGAGTAGCCAAG from the Phoenix dactylifera cultivar Barhee BC4 chromosome 14, palm_55x_up_171113_PBpolish2nd_filt_p, whole genome shotgun sequence genome contains:
- the LOC120113055 gene encoding GDSL esterase/lipase ACHE-like; amino-acid sequence: MKLSPLLLGYLSVLLLLSVPVSSSPCHFPAVVNLGDSNSDTGGLSAAFGPVRTPYGETFFRMPAGRYSDGRLIIDFIAESFGLPYLSAYLDSLGTNFRHGANFASAAATIMPQNTTLSQGGYSPFSLDVQLDEFLQFKSRSQTIYERGGVYRELMPRKEYFSRGLYTFDIGQNDITAFSFLNISANDYIPNALNEFSSVIKSIYEEGGRSFWIHNTGPLGCLSYVLLRMPLTAEQLDSAGCAIPYNQLAQQFNRMLNETVIQLRKDLPLAAIALVDIYSVKYKLISEATKYGFEQPLRVCCGYGGGEYNFDFNVRCSDTAEVNGTNVLLGKSCKDPSKSIIWDGVHYTEAANRWVFDQIKGGAFSDPPVPLSMACRREKP